DNA sequence from the Candidatus Polarisedimenticolaceae bacterium genome:
GCGCCCCGCCTCGTCGACGACGGCGAGGGCGCGCAGGTGGTACTTCTCGAAGCGCTCGACGACCTCCGGGAACGGCTCGCCGGTCTCGACCGCCCGCGCCTCGCGACGCATGAACTCCACCACCTTCGCCCCGCCCGGCGCGCGCACGAGGCGAACCAGCGGAACGACGCCCACGAGCAGGTCCTCCCCCTGCACCACGGGGATCTCGTCCATCTCGCCCACGAGGTCCTCGTCGACCTTCTGGATCTCGGCGAGCGTCTCGCCGACCGTCCAGTGGGCCCGGGCGAGGAAGAACTCCGACGTCATGAGACCGCCCGCGGAGTCTTCGGGGAACCGCAGCAGTTCCCGGATCTCCTGCGCCTCCTCGCGCTCCATCGCCGCGAGCACCGCTTTCGACCGCTCCTCGGAGAGGTCGCCGAGGATGTCGGCCGCCTCGTCGGGGGCCATCTCCTCGAGGAGGTCCGCCGCCTGGTCCGGTCGGATCTCCTCGACGACCGAGGCCTGGACGCTCGGGTCGGCCTCGGAGAGCGCCTGGGCGGCGGTCTCGGGATCGAGCGCGGTGACGATCTCCCGCCGCTCGACGCGGCCGAGGTCCTCGAGGATGTCCGCGAGATCGGCGGGGTG
Encoded proteins:
- a CDS encoding CBS domain-containing protein is translated as MLRLSEILGLPVVDGEGGRVGRVADVRVDPQRGIVDALLVRRRGEPRGDRAFLPWPSIDAVSPSQRRVVLQSGATLAAATPGGSESLALNRDVLDRQIIDIQGRKVVRVNDILLEYQGTELALRRVETGLASAVRRLLAGIVSARPLERLTAGFPQQGIPWDYVGMVEPGTARIRLKVHQQLVKMHPADLADILEDLGRVERREIVTALDPETAAQALSEADPSVQASVVEEIRPDQAADLLEEMAPDEAADILGDLSEERSKAVLAAMEREEAQEIRELLRFPEDSAGGLMTSEFFLARAHWTVGETLAEIQKVDEDLVGEMDEIPVVQGEDLLVGVVPLVRLVRAPGGAKVVEFMRREARAVETGEPFPEVVERFEKYHLRALAVVDEAGRLAGMINIEDVLSRLVQEE